A single Rubrivivax gelatinosus IL144 DNA region contains:
- a CDS encoding L-glutamate gamma-semialdehyde dehydrogenase, translated as MPVPPPRERLPFPYRPESEAIAAALASLQGALDWPRVIETATPWVEQVRANPAPFWAMESLLREYPISSAEGLALMRLAEALLRVPDAETAVALTADQLGRADFDGSGDEGPHKMLASLSASAIALSKKFLPGAEQPAGLLQRLGARTVVAATVRAIQLLGRQFVLGRSIDEAMKEAAAQRKAQPMLRFSYDMLGEGARTEDDAERYLASYENAIAAIASGRAERGPLPPMEGDGISIKLSALFSRYEDAQRERVFETLLPRVWTLVERAAAANLNLTIDAEEVDRLELSLDVFDAIADRIAAAFPQWQGFGLAMQAYQTRALAVIDEVAAIARRHGLRFMVRLVKGAYWDGEAKRAQELGLPAYPVFTHKHHTDVSYLACARAMLGHADVLYPQFASHNAGTIAAILQMARAAGVPFEMQRLHGMGEGVYREVLKDGSIACRVYAPVGEHRDLLAYLVRRLLENGANSSFVHQLADPAVAPAELLASPLAPTAESGLPLPAALYGPTRPNSAGADLACEAMRAPLLAAVAATRVPAVAEARPEDSAAAMARLAAGFGAWSARPLAERAGALRRAADLLEARLPEYCGLLVKEAHKTLGDAVSEVREAADFCRYYAEQAEARLGEQLLPGPTGERNTLRLHGRGVFVCISPWNFPLAIFAGQVVAALVAGNPVAAKPAEQTPAVAARFVALLHEAGVPEDALALLHGPGETVGAALVADARTAGVCFTGSTQVARLINRTLAAKDGAIVPLIAETGGLNAMIVDSTALPEQVVDAVVQSAFRSAGQRCSALRLLAVHESVADGVFTMLAGAMKELSLGDPALLSTDVGPVIDDEAFANLERHVARLRAEARLVGETPAPAAPAVPRLVAPVAFEIGAVEDLREEIFGPVLHLLRWSGDVEQLVARINALGYGLTLGVQTRIDSRAERIAQLARIGNVYVNRNIIGAVVGVQPFGGEGMSGTGPKAGGPHYLYRFCAEQTLTVNTAAAGGNAELLAGLGH; from the coding sequence ATGCCCGTCCCGCCGCCGCGTGAACGCCTGCCGTTCCCGTACCGCCCCGAGTCCGAGGCCATCGCCGCCGCGTTGGCGTCGCTGCAAGGCGCGCTCGACTGGCCGCGTGTGATCGAGACCGCCACGCCCTGGGTCGAGCAGGTGCGCGCCAACCCGGCACCGTTCTGGGCGATGGAGTCGCTGCTGCGCGAGTACCCGATCTCCAGCGCCGAAGGCCTGGCGCTGATGCGCCTGGCCGAAGCCCTGCTGCGCGTGCCCGACGCCGAGACCGCCGTCGCGCTGACCGCCGACCAGCTCGGCCGCGCCGACTTCGACGGCAGCGGCGACGAAGGCCCGCACAAGATGCTGGCCAGCCTGTCGGCGAGCGCCATCGCGCTGTCGAAGAAGTTCCTGCCCGGCGCCGAGCAGCCCGCCGGCCTGCTGCAGCGCCTGGGCGCGCGCACCGTCGTCGCCGCCACCGTGCGTGCGATCCAGCTGCTGGGCCGCCAGTTCGTGCTCGGCCGCAGCATCGACGAGGCGATGAAGGAAGCCGCGGCGCAGCGCAAGGCGCAGCCGATGCTGCGCTTCAGCTACGACATGCTGGGCGAGGGCGCGCGCACCGAAGACGACGCCGAGCGTTATCTCGCCAGCTACGAGAACGCGATCGCCGCCATCGCCTCGGGCCGCGCCGAACGCGGGCCGCTGCCGCCGATGGAAGGCGACGGCATCTCGATCAAGCTGTCGGCGCTGTTCTCGCGCTACGAGGACGCGCAGCGCGAGCGCGTCTTCGAGACCCTGCTGCCGCGCGTCTGGACGCTGGTCGAACGCGCCGCCGCCGCCAACCTGAACCTGACGATCGACGCCGAGGAGGTCGACCGCCTGGAGCTCTCGCTGGACGTCTTCGACGCCATCGCCGACCGCATCGCCGCCGCCTTCCCGCAGTGGCAGGGCTTCGGCCTGGCCATGCAGGCCTACCAGACGCGCGCGCTGGCGGTCATCGACGAGGTCGCCGCGATCGCCCGCCGCCACGGCCTGCGCTTCATGGTCCGCCTGGTCAAGGGCGCCTACTGGGACGGCGAGGCCAAACGCGCCCAGGAGCTGGGTCTGCCGGCCTACCCGGTGTTCACGCACAAGCACCACACCGACGTCTCCTACCTGGCCTGCGCGCGCGCGATGCTGGGCCACGCCGACGTGCTGTACCCGCAGTTCGCCTCGCACAACGCCGGCACCATCGCCGCGATCCTGCAGATGGCGCGTGCCGCCGGCGTGCCCTTCGAGATGCAGCGCCTGCACGGCATGGGCGAGGGCGTGTACCGCGAGGTGCTCAAGGACGGCAGCATCGCCTGCCGCGTCTACGCCCCGGTCGGCGAGCACCGCGACCTGCTGGCCTACCTGGTGCGCCGGCTGCTGGAGAACGGCGCCAATTCGTCCTTCGTGCACCAGCTCGCCGACCCGGCGGTGGCGCCCGCGGAGCTGCTGGCCTCGCCGCTGGCGCCCACGGCGGAGTCCGGCCTGCCGCTGCCGGCGGCGCTGTACGGCCCGACGCGGCCCAACTCCGCTGGTGCCGATCTGGCCTGCGAGGCGATGCGTGCGCCGCTGCTGGCCGCCGTCGCCGCGACGCGCGTGCCTGCCGTCGCCGAGGCCCGCCCCGAGGACAGCGCTGCCGCGATGGCGCGGCTGGCCGCCGGCTTCGGCGCCTGGAGCGCGCGCCCGCTGGCCGAGCGTGCCGGCGCGCTGCGCCGCGCCGCCGACCTGCTCGAAGCGCGCCTGCCCGAGTACTGCGGCCTGCTCGTCAAGGAAGCGCACAAGACGCTGGGCGACGCCGTCTCCGAGGTGCGCGAGGCCGCCGACTTCTGCCGCTACTACGCCGAGCAGGCCGAGGCGCGCCTGGGCGAGCAGCTGCTGCCCGGCCCGACCGGCGAGCGCAACACGCTGCGCCTGCACGGCCGCGGCGTCTTCGTCTGCATCAGCCCGTGGAACTTCCCGCTGGCGATCTTCGCCGGCCAGGTGGTGGCGGCGCTGGTCGCCGGCAACCCCGTCGCCGCCAAGCCGGCCGAGCAGACGCCGGCGGTGGCCGCACGTTTCGTCGCCCTGCTGCACGAGGCCGGCGTGCCCGAGGACGCGCTGGCGCTGCTGCACGGCCCCGGCGAGACCGTCGGCGCCGCGCTGGTGGCCGACGCGCGCACCGCGGGCGTCTGCTTCACCGGCAGCACCCAGGTCGCGCGGCTCATCAACCGCACGCTGGCGGCCAAGGACGGCGCGATCGTGCCGCTGATCGCCGAGACCGGCGGCCTCAACGCGATGATCGTCGACAGCACCGCGCTGCCCGAGCAGGTGGTCGACGCGGTCGTGCAGAGCGCCTTCCGCTCGGCCGGCCAGCGCTGCTCGGCGCTGCGCCTGCTGGCGGTGCACGAGAGCGTCGCCGACGGCGTGTTCACGATGCTCGCCGGGGCGATGAAGGAACTCTCGCTGGGCGACCCGGCGCTGCTGTCCACCGACGTCGGCCCGGTCATCGACGACGAGGCGTTCGCGAATCTGGAGCGCCACGTCGCCCGTCTGCGCGCCGAAGCGCGCCTCGTCGGCGAGACGCCGGCGCCGGCGGCGCCGGCCGTGCCGCGCCTGGTGGCGCCGGTGGCTTTCGAGATCGGCGCCGTCGAGGACCTGCGCGAGGAGATCTTCGGCCCGGTGCTGCATCTGCTGCGCTGGAGCGGCGACGTCGAGCAGCTCGTCGCGCGCATCAACGCGCTGGGCTACGGGCTGACGCTGGGCGTGCAGACGCGCATCGACAGCCGCGCCGAGCGCATCGCGCAGCTGGCGCGCATCGGCAACGTCTACGTCAACCGCAACATCATCGGCGCGGTCGTCGGCGTGCAGCCTTTCGGTGGCGAAGGGATGTCGGGCACCGGCCCCAAGGCCGGCGGCCCGCACTACCTGTACCGCTTCTGCGCCGAGCAGACGCTGACGGTGAACACCGCCGCCGCCGGCGGCAACGCCGAGCTGCTGGCCGGGCTGGGCCACTGA
- a CDS encoding tetratricopeptide repeat protein, whose amino-acid sequence MTTPTLSYDVSDADFETAVLDRSLDVPVLLDCWAPWCGPCRSLGPILEKLVQAYGGRFVLAKLNTDESPQVAQAMGIRSIPQVTLFAGGRPVDQFMGALPEGQIRAFLDRHLGPADEQPEQEPQWGPLDEAEALLGEGALAEAQALLEAIPEAERDERHAKLLKRLALASQAPAGDPAALAARIAANPKDFDARFALAALHAHRGDFAAAFEQLLDIVLRDKAEWREKARVQMVEWFEVCPDPEVVSHGRRYLGMYLN is encoded by the coding sequence ATGACGACCCCGACGCTGTCCTACGACGTCTCCGACGCCGACTTCGAAACCGCCGTCCTCGACCGCTCGCTCGACGTGCCGGTGCTGCTGGACTGCTGGGCGCCGTGGTGCGGCCCCTGCCGCTCGCTCGGCCCCATCCTCGAGAAGCTGGTGCAGGCCTACGGCGGCCGCTTCGTGCTGGCCAAGCTGAACACCGACGAGTCGCCGCAGGTCGCGCAGGCGATGGGCATCCGCAGCATTCCGCAGGTGACGCTGTTCGCGGGCGGCCGGCCGGTCGACCAGTTCATGGGCGCGCTGCCCGAAGGCCAGATCCGCGCCTTCCTCGACCGCCACCTCGGCCCGGCCGACGAGCAGCCCGAGCAAGAGCCGCAATGGGGCCCGCTCGACGAAGCCGAGGCCCTGCTCGGCGAAGGCGCGCTGGCCGAAGCCCAGGCGCTGCTGGAGGCGATCCCCGAAGCCGAGCGCGACGAGCGCCACGCCAAGCTGCTCAAGCGCCTGGCGCTGGCCTCACAGGCGCCCGCAGGCGACCCGGCGGCGCTGGCGGCGCGCATCGCCGCCAACCCGAAGGACTTCGACGCGCGTTTCGCGCTGGCCGCGCTGCACGCCCACCGCGGCGACTTCGCCGCCGCCTTCGAGCAGCTGCTGGACATCGTGCTGCGCGACAAGGCCGAGTGGCGCGAGAAGGCGCGTGTGCAGATGGTCGAGTGGTTCGAGGTCTGCCCCGATCCCGAGGTCGTCAGCCACGGCCGGCGCTACCTCGGGATGTACCTCAACTGA
- a CDS encoding Bug family tripartite tricarboxylate transporter substrate binding protein → MKRRSALLGLGAWAASFGARAAEAWPTRPVHLIVPSGPGSSLDLIARALAERLAARWGQPVVVDDKPGAGGVIGVDAAAKARDGHSFVLGFNGPLAFAPFLYRRLPYDPAHDLVPIVMTTSQPNVLAVNAERVPARTVAEFVAWARTRRDGIAYSSLGNGSSAHLTMELFLHEARLAGVHVPYNGSPPAALAVAQGEADASFMVAPALLPHARARRVRLLAVTGAERLHSLPELPTMAEAGYPAVQSLAWNGLLAPAGTPEAVIARVAADVNAVLREPAVRQALDAQGLAPVGGSGADFRRTIDAEIKRWGPVITRLGVRLD, encoded by the coding sequence ATGAAACGCCGCTCCGCCCTGCTCGGCCTGGGCGCCTGGGCCGCCTCGTTCGGCGCCCGCGCCGCCGAGGCCTGGCCCACCCGCCCGGTGCACCTGATCGTGCCCAGCGGCCCCGGCAGCTCGCTGGACCTGATCGCACGCGCGCTCGCCGAACGCCTGGCGGCACGCTGGGGCCAGCCGGTCGTCGTCGACGACAAGCCGGGGGCCGGCGGCGTGATCGGCGTCGACGCTGCGGCCAAGGCGCGCGACGGCCACAGCTTCGTGCTCGGCTTCAACGGCCCGCTGGCCTTCGCGCCCTTCCTCTACCGCCGCCTGCCTTACGACCCGGCACACGACCTGGTGCCGATCGTGATGACGACCTCGCAGCCCAACGTGCTGGCCGTCAACGCCGAGCGCGTGCCGGCACGCACGGTGGCCGAGTTCGTCGCCTGGGCGCGCACGCGCCGCGACGGCATCGCCTACTCGTCGCTGGGCAACGGCAGCTCGGCGCACCTGACGATGGAACTGTTCCTGCACGAGGCCCGCCTCGCCGGCGTGCACGTGCCCTACAACGGCTCGCCGCCGGCAGCGCTGGCCGTGGCCCAGGGCGAGGCCGACGCCAGCTTCATGGTCGCGCCGGCGCTGCTGCCGCATGCACGCGCCAGACGCGTGCGTCTGCTGGCCGTCACCGGTGCCGAACGTCTGCACTCGCTGCCCGAGCTGCCGACGATGGCCGAGGCCGGTTACCCGGCCGTGCAGTCGCTGGCCTGGAACGGCCTGCTGGCGCCGGCGGGCACGCCCGAGGCGGTGATCGCGCGCGTCGCCGCCGACGTCAACGCCGTGCTGCGCGAGCCCGCCGTGCGTCAGGCGCTCGACGCGCAAGGCCTCGCGCCGGTGGGCGGCAGCGGCGCCGACTTCCGTCGTACGATCGACGCCGAAATCAAGCGCTGGGGCCCGGTGATCACGCGCCTGGGCGTCCGGCTCGACTAG
- a CDS encoding OmpA family protein → MTPRGTLRIAAVVAAVAVLAGCENMDERSKGTATGAAIGALGGAVLSKATGGKAGTGAVIGGVVGAVGGNLWSKRMEDKRRAMEQATAGTGIDVARTPDNQLKVNVPSDLSFAVGRSDLQPSLRPVLDQFAKGLDQTMHVRIVGHTDSTGSDAINDPLSLARARTVRDYLEDRGVPSSRLEIAGRGSREPVADNGSDAGRAKNRRVEIFLREPESPQAR, encoded by the coding sequence ATGACCCCACGAGGCACGCTGCGCATCGCCGCCGTCGTCGCCGCCGTCGCCGTGCTGGCCGGTTGCGAGAACATGGACGAACGTTCCAAGGGCACGGCCACCGGTGCCGCCATCGGCGCGCTCGGCGGTGCGGTGCTGAGCAAGGCCACCGGCGGCAAGGCCGGCACGGGCGCCGTCATCGGCGGCGTCGTCGGCGCCGTCGGCGGCAATCTGTGGTCCAAGCGCATGGAAGACAAACGCCGGGCGATGGAGCAGGCCACCGCCGGCACCGGCATCGACGTCGCGCGCACGCCGGACAACCAGCTGAAGGTCAACGTGCCCAGCGACCTGTCCTTCGCTGTCGGCCGCTCGGACCTGCAGCCCTCGCTGCGCCCGGTGCTGGACCAGTTCGCCAAGGGCCTGGACCAGACGATGCACGTGCGCATCGTCGGCCACACCGACAGCACCGGCAGCGACGCGATCAACGACCCGCTGTCGCTGGCCCGCGCCCGCACCGTGCGCGACTACCTCGAAGACCGGGGCGTGCCCTCGTCCCGCCTGGAGATCGCCGGCCGCGGCTCGCGCGAGCCGGTGGCCGACAACGGCAGCGACGCCGGCCGCGCCAAGAACCGCCGCGTCGAGATCTTCCTGAGAGAACCTGAGAGCCCCCAAGCTCGCTGA
- a CDS encoding Glu/Leu/Phe/Val family dehydrogenase: MPQPLSFVHPTPHSPWGTYLAQVDRVVPYLGHLARWAETLKRPKRALIVDIPIEMDDGRIEHFEGYRVQHNMSRGPGKGGVRYHPDVTLEEVMALSAWMSIKNAAVNLPYGGAKGGVRVDPKQLTHKELERMTRRYTSEIGLIIGPQQDIPAPDVNTNPQIMAWMMDTYSMNVGATATGVVTGKPIHLGGSLGRVKATGRGVFVTGREAARRLGLDLNGARVAVQGFGNVGSSAAELFAQAGGRIVAAQDHTGTIVNDKGLDIADLTAHVKATGGVGGFRGGEAADGESFWDVACDILVPAALEGQITAARAQRLKARIVLEGANGPTLPDADDILAERGVLVVPDVICNAGGVTVSYFEWVQDFSSFFWTEDEINVRLEKIMIGALKRIWDTADRHQITLRTATFAVACERILMAREERGLYP, encoded by the coding sequence ATGCCGCAACCGCTTTCCTTCGTCCACCCGACGCCGCACAGCCCCTGGGGCACCTACCTCGCCCAGGTCGACCGGGTCGTGCCCTATCTCGGCCACCTCGCCCGCTGGGCCGAGACGCTCAAGCGCCCGAAACGCGCGCTGATCGTCGACATCCCGATCGAGATGGACGACGGCCGCATCGAGCACTTCGAGGGCTACCGCGTGCAGCACAACATGTCGCGCGGCCCGGGCAAGGGCGGCGTGCGCTACCACCCCGACGTCACGCTCGAGGAAGTGATGGCGCTGTCGGCGTGGATGAGCATCAAGAACGCCGCCGTCAACCTGCCCTACGGCGGCGCCAAGGGCGGCGTGCGCGTCGACCCCAAGCAGCTGACGCACAAGGAGCTGGAGCGCATGACGCGGCGCTACACCAGCGAGATCGGTCTGATCATCGGCCCGCAGCAGGACATCCCGGCGCCGGACGTGAACACCAACCCGCAGATCATGGCGTGGATGATGGACACGTACTCGATGAACGTCGGCGCCACCGCGACCGGCGTCGTCACCGGCAAGCCGATCCACCTCGGCGGCTCGCTGGGCCGCGTGAAGGCCACCGGCCGCGGCGTCTTCGTCACCGGGCGCGAGGCGGCGCGCCGCCTCGGGCTGGACCTGAACGGCGCACGCGTCGCGGTGCAGGGCTTCGGCAACGTCGGCTCGTCGGCGGCGGAGCTCTTCGCCCAGGCCGGCGGACGCATCGTCGCGGCCCAGGACCACACCGGCACCATCGTCAACGACAAGGGCCTGGACATCGCCGACCTGACGGCGCACGTGAAGGCCACCGGCGGCGTCGGCGGCTTCCGCGGCGGCGAAGCGGCCGACGGCGAGAGCTTCTGGGACGTGGCCTGCGACATCCTCGTGCCGGCGGCGCTGGAAGGCCAGATCACCGCGGCGCGCGCGCAGCGCCTGAAGGCGCGCATCGTGCTGGAAGGCGCCAACGGCCCGACGCTGCCCGACGCCGACGACATCCTCGCCGAGCGCGGTGTGCTGGTCGTGCCCGACGTGATCTGCAACGCCGGCGGCGTGACCGTCAGCTACTTCGAGTGGGTGCAGGACTTCAGTTCGTTCTTCTGGACCGAAGACGAGATCAACGTGCGCCTCGAGAAGATCATGATCGGCGCCTTGAAGCGCATCTGGGACACCGCCGACCGCCACCAGATCACGCTGCGCACCGCCACCTTCGCGGTGGCGTGCGAGCGCATCCTGATGGCCCGCGAAGAACGCGGCCTGTATCCCTGA
- a CDS encoding LysR substrate-binding domain-containing protein: MTLTELKYIVAVARERHFGRAAEACFVSQPTLSVAIKKLEEELDVKLFERGASEVSVTPLGEEIVRQAQQVIEQAQAIREIAKRGKDPVSGPLRMGVIYTIGPYLLPDLVRSAIELVPQMPLMIQENFTVKLLESLRTGELDCAIMAEPFPDTGMAVAPLYDEPFLAAVPRSHPLAGRESVSAEELKTETMLLLGTGHCFRDHVLEVCPEYARFSSDAEGIRKSFEGSSLETIKYMVAAGMGVTVVPQLSLPAEPDKHVAYIPFTEPVPTRRVVLVWRRTFTRYEAIAALRNAIYACALPGVKRLTA; encoded by the coding sequence ATGACCCTCACCGAGCTCAAGTACATCGTCGCGGTGGCGCGCGAACGGCACTTCGGCCGCGCCGCCGAGGCCTGCTTCGTGTCGCAGCCGACGCTCAGCGTCGCGATCAAGAAGCTGGAGGAGGAACTCGACGTCAAGCTCTTCGAGCGCGGCGCCAGCGAGGTCAGCGTCACGCCGCTGGGCGAGGAGATCGTGCGCCAGGCGCAGCAGGTCATCGAGCAGGCGCAGGCCATCCGCGAGATCGCCAAGCGCGGCAAGGACCCGGTCTCCGGCCCGCTGCGCATGGGCGTCATCTACACGATCGGGCCCTACCTGCTGCCCGACCTGGTGCGCAGCGCGATCGAGCTCGTGCCGCAGATGCCGCTGATGATCCAGGAGAACTTCACGGTCAAGCTGCTGGAGTCGCTGCGCACCGGCGAGCTCGACTGCGCGATCATGGCCGAGCCCTTCCCGGACACCGGCATGGCGGTGGCGCCGCTGTACGACGAGCCCTTTCTCGCCGCGGTGCCGCGCAGCCACCCGCTGGCCGGGCGCGAGAGCGTCAGCGCCGAGGAGCTGAAGACCGAGACCATGCTGCTGCTGGGCACCGGCCACTGCTTCCGTGACCACGTGCTCGAGGTCTGCCCCGAGTACGCACGCTTCTCCAGCGATGCCGAGGGCATCCGCAAGAGCTTCGAGGGCTCGTCGCTGGAGACGATCAAGTACATGGTCGCCGCCGGCATGGGCGTCACCGTCGTGCCGCAGCTGTCGCTGCCGGCCGAGCCCGACAAGCACGTCGCCTACATCCCGTTCACCGAACCGGTGCCGACGCGGCGCGTGGTGCTGGTCTGGCGCCGCACCTTCACGCGCTACGAAGCGATCGCCGCGCTGCGCAACGCGATCTATGCCTGCGCCTTGCCCGGGGTCAAGCGGCTGACCGCCTGA